A genomic window from Mycobacterium sp. 050128 includes:
- a CDS encoding lysophospholipid acyltransferase family protein, with translation MNAPAVTTDHAWLPRATCDSSCVGVAPASSRWLVVLRVTLRLMLVLLLLLGAPLALVPWPGQMRVRQFYCRMVLRVFGVRISVSGAPIRNLRGVLVVGPHMSWLDVFAIGAVLPGWYVARSDMFGELAQRLLKIIPIERSSLRRLPGVVETVADRLRGGETVVAFPEGTTWCGVACGSFYPAMFQAAIDAGRPVQPLRLTYHHVDGLISTAPAFVGEDTLVAAMCRMIAQRRTLAHVHVESLQLPGADRRGLARRCQRAVGVGVARRPGQRHVLAA, from the coding sequence ATGAACGCTCCCGCGGTCACCACCGACCACGCTTGGCTGCCGCGCGCGACCTGCGACAGCAGCTGTGTAGGTGTGGCCCCCGCGTCGTCGCGGTGGCTGGTGGTGCTGCGGGTGACGCTTCGCCTGATGCTGGTGCTGTTACTGCTGCTGGGGGCGCCGTTGGCGCTGGTGCCATGGCCGGGGCAGATGCGGGTGCGGCAGTTCTACTGCCGGATGGTGCTGCGCGTTTTCGGGGTCCGGATCAGTGTGTCGGGGGCCCCGATCCGCAACCTGCGCGGGGTCCTGGTGGTCGGTCCGCATATGTCCTGGCTGGACGTCTTCGCCATCGGTGCGGTGCTGCCCGGCTGGTACGTCGCCCGCTCGGACATGTTCGGCGAGCTCGCGCAGCGCCTACTGAAGATCATTCCGATCGAACGGTCCAGCCTGCGGCGGCTGCCCGGCGTGGTGGAGACGGTCGCGGACCGGCTGCGTGGCGGCGAAACCGTGGTGGCCTTTCCCGAGGGCACCACGTGGTGCGGGGTGGCCTGCGGCTCGTTCTACCCGGCGATGTTCCAGGCCGCGATCGACGCCGGTCGCCCGGTCCAGCCACTGAGGCTGACATATCACCACGTCGACGGCCTGATCTCGACCGCTCCGGCCTTCGTCGGGGAGGACACCCTGGTGGCGGCGATGTGCCGGATGATCGCCCAGCGCCGCACCCTGGCGCATGTTCACGTCGAGTCTCTGCAGCTGCCGGGCGCCGACCGGCGGGGGCTGGCGCGCCGCTGCCAGCGGGCGGTGGGCGTCGGAGTGGCGCGGCGCCCAGGTCAACGCCACGTGCTGGCCGCTTAA
- a CDS encoding cysteine desulfurase family protein, producing the protein MVYLDHAATTPMHPAAIEAMTAVFGTVGNASSLHTSGRTARRRIEESRELIADKLGARPSEVIFTAGGTESDNLAVKGIYRARRDADPRRLRIITSQVEHHAVLDSVDWLVEHEGAQVSWLPTASDGSVSASALRELLESRAEVGDVALVSVMWANNEVGTIMPVAELAAVAAEFGVPMHSDAVQAVGQLPVDFTVSGLSAMSVAAHKFGGPQAVGALLLRRDVACAPLLHGGGQERDIRSGTPDVAGAVGMAAAMRLAVDGLEANGARLRALRDRLVEGVLTEIDDVRFNGSRESRLPGNAHFTFRGCEGDALLMLLDANGIECSTGSACTAGVPQASHVLIAMGDDAATARGSLRLSLGHTSVDADVDEVLRVLPAAVDRARRAALAAAGASG; encoded by the coding sequence ATGGTCTACCTCGATCACGCCGCCACCACCCCGATGCACCCCGCCGCCATCGAGGCGATGACGGCCGTCTTCGGCACGGTCGGCAACGCGTCGTCACTGCACACCAGCGGCCGCACGGCCCGGCGCCGCATCGAGGAGTCCCGTGAGCTGATCGCGGACAAGCTGGGCGCGCGACCGTCCGAGGTGATTTTCACCGCGGGTGGCACCGAAAGCGACAACCTGGCCGTCAAGGGCATCTATCGCGCCCGCCGCGACGCCGACCCGCGCCGGCTGCGCATCATCACCAGCCAGGTGGAACATCACGCGGTGCTGGATTCGGTCGACTGGCTGGTCGAGCACGAGGGCGCCCAGGTGAGTTGGCTGCCCACCGCCTCCGACGGATCGGTGTCGGCGTCCGCGCTGCGGGAGCTGTTGGAGAGCCGCGCTGAGGTCGGCGACGTCGCGCTGGTCTCGGTGATGTGGGCCAACAACGAGGTCGGCACCATCATGCCCGTCGCCGAACTGGCGGCCGTCGCCGCCGAATTCGGCGTCCCGATGCACAGCGATGCCGTGCAGGCGGTTGGGCAGCTGCCCGTCGACTTCACCGTCAGCGGGCTGTCGGCGATGAGCGTCGCCGCGCACAAGTTCGGCGGCCCGCAGGCGGTCGGTGCGCTGTTGTTGCGCCGCGACGTGGCCTGTGCGCCGCTGCTGCACGGCGGCGGTCAGGAGCGCGATATCCGTTCCGGCACTCCGGATGTCGCCGGTGCCGTCGGAATGGCCGCCGCGATGCGGCTCGCCGTGGACGGTCTGGAGGCCAACGGCGCACGGCTGCGCGCGCTGCGCGATCGTCTGGTCGAGGGTGTGCTGACCGAGATCGACGACGTCCGTTTCAACGGGTCGCGCGAGTCGCGGCTTCCGGGCAACGCCCACTTCACTTTTCGTGGTTGTGAAGGCGACGCTCTGTTGATGTTGTTGGATGCCAACGGAATCGAATGCTCAACCGGGTCGGCGTGCACCGCCGGCGTCCCGCAGGCCTCGCATGTGTTGATCGCGATGGGCGACGATGCCGCCACCGCGCGGGGATCGCTGCGTCTGTCGTTGGGTCACACCAGTGTTGACGCCGACGTCGACGAGGTGCTGCGGGTGCTGCCGGCTGCGGTGGATCGGGCCAGGCGCGCGGCGCTGGCCGCTGCGGGGGCGTCGGGGTGA
- a CDS encoding electron transfer flavoprotein subunit alpha/FixB family protein, whose product MAEVLVLVEHAEGAVKKVTAELITAARALGEPSAVVVGAPGTAAPLADALKEAGAAKIYVAESDDVDKYLITPVVDVLASLVESASPAAVLLSANADGKEIAGRLAARLGSGLLVDVVEVKEGNKAIYSIFGGAFTVEAQANGDTPIITVRAGAVDAEPQAGAGEEVTVEVPAPAENATKVTAREPAVAGDRPELTEATIVVSGGRGVGSAENFNVVEALADSLGAAVGASRAAVDSGYYPGQFQVGQTGKTVSPQLYIALGISGAIQHRAGMQTSKTIVAVNKDEEAPIFEIADYGVVGDLFKVAPQLTDAVKARKG is encoded by the coding sequence ATGGCTGAAGTATTGGTGCTCGTCGAGCACGCCGAAGGCGCGGTGAAGAAAGTCACCGCCGAATTGATCACTGCCGCCCGTGCTTTGGGCGAGCCGTCCGCCGTCGTGGTCGGTGCGCCGGGCACGGCGGCGCCGCTGGCCGACGCGCTGAAGGAAGCCGGTGCCGCCAAGATCTACGTCGCCGAGTCCGACGACGTCGACAAGTACCTGATCACCCCCGTCGTCGACGTTCTGGCGTCGCTGGTCGAATCCGCTTCTCCGGCAGCGGTTTTGCTCTCCGCCAATGCCGACGGCAAGGAAATCGCCGGCCGGCTCGCGGCCCGGCTCGGTTCCGGACTGCTGGTCGACGTGGTCGAGGTCAAGGAAGGCAATAAGGCGATCTACTCCATCTTCGGTGGGGCGTTCACGGTCGAGGCGCAGGCCAACGGCGACACCCCGATCATCACGGTGCGCGCGGGTGCCGTCGACGCCGAGCCACAGGCCGGTGCGGGTGAAGAGGTCACCGTCGAGGTGCCCGCGCCCGCCGAGAACGCCACCAAGGTCACCGCGCGTGAGCCCGCGGTCGCCGGTGACCGCCCAGAACTGACCGAGGCCACCATCGTGGTCTCCGGTGGCCGCGGCGTCGGCAGCGCGGAGAACTTCAATGTGGTTGAGGCGCTGGCGGACTCGCTGGGCGCGGCCGTCGGCGCGTCGCGTGCCGCCGTCGACTCCGGCTACTACCCGGGCCAGTTCCAGGTCGGCCAGACCGGTAAGACGGTCTCGCCCCAGCTCTACATCGCGCTGGGCATCTCGGGCGCGATCCAGCACCGGGCGGGTATGCAGACCTCGAAGACCATCGTCGCGGTCAACAAGGATGAAGAGGCGCCGATCTTTGAGATCGCCGACTACGGCGTGGTGGGCGACCTGTTCAAGGTTGCGCCTCAGCTGACCGACGCGGTCAAGGCTCGCAAGGGCTGA
- a CDS encoding electron transfer flavoprotein subunit beta/FixA family protein, giving the protein MTNIVVLIKQVPDTWSERKLTDGDFTLDRDAADAVLDEINERAVEEALQIREREGGEGSVTVLTAGPERATEAIRKALSMGADKAVHLKDDGLHGSDVIQTGWALARALGTIEGTELVIAGNEATDGTGGAVPAVIAEYLGLPQLTHLRKLSIEGDKVTGERETDDGVFTLEATLPAVVSVTEKINEPRFPSFKGIMAAKKKEVTVLTLAEIGVEPDEVGLANAGSTVLSSTPKPPKTAGEKVADEGEGGNEIAKYLVGQKII; this is encoded by the coding sequence ATGACGAACATCGTGGTCCTGATCAAGCAGGTCCCAGACACCTGGTCGGAGCGCAAGCTGACTGACGGCGATTTCACGCTGGATCGGGACGCCGCCGACGCCGTGCTGGACGAGATCAACGAGCGCGCCGTCGAAGAGGCCCTGCAAATCCGTGAGCGCGAAGGCGGCGAGGGGTCGGTGACCGTGTTGACCGCCGGACCGGAGCGCGCCACCGAGGCCATCCGCAAGGCCCTCTCGATGGGCGCCGACAAGGCGGTCCACCTCAAGGACGACGGCCTGCACGGCTCGGACGTCATCCAGACCGGATGGGCGCTGGCGCGCGCCCTGGGCACCATTGAGGGCACCGAGCTGGTCATCGCCGGCAACGAGGCCACCGACGGCACCGGCGGTGCGGTCCCGGCCGTCATCGCCGAATACCTGGGTCTGCCGCAGCTGACCCACCTGCGCAAGCTGTCCATCGAGGGCGACAAGGTCACCGGCGAGCGGGAAACCGACGACGGTGTCTTCACCCTGGAAGCGACCCTGCCCGCGGTGGTCAGCGTCACCGAGAAGATCAACGAGCCGCGCTTCCCGTCCTTCAAGGGCATCATGGCCGCCAAGAAGAAAGAGGTCACGGTGCTGACCCTGGCCGAGATCGGCGTCGAGCCTGACGAGGTCGGTCTGGCCAATGCCGGGTCGACCGTGCTGTCGTCGACGCCGAAGCCGCCGAAGACCGCGGGTGAGAAGGTCGCTGACGAGGGTGAGGGCGGCAATGAGATCGCCAAGTACCTGGTCGGCCAGAAGATCATCTAA
- a CDS encoding sensor domain-containing protein, whose translation MCGAVVLTAACTRVVDGTALPGFTGGARGINGVNVDTILLDQSRMQAITGAGEHLSIIPSMDGRTPVDIDTLADTTPRACRFLFAETATFGPEIEEFHKTTFQDPPDGALISEGAAAYRDGATAQHAFTALVSTVTDCANGSAGQVFVGDWKADAASLHLGPGGCGRDYRVLSVALVEVTFCGFPQSVSDIVMTNIVANFPR comes from the coding sequence ATGTGTGGCGCGGTGGTGCTGACTGCGGCGTGCACCCGGGTGGTGGACGGCACGGCACTGCCGGGGTTTACCGGCGGCGCCAGGGGTATCAACGGGGTCAATGTCGACACGATCCTGCTGGACCAGTCGCGGATGCAGGCGATCACCGGCGCCGGTGAGCACCTGTCGATCATTCCCTCGATGGATGGGCGCACCCCGGTCGACATCGACACGCTCGCCGACACCACGCCGCGCGCCTGCCGCTTCCTGTTCGCCGAGACAGCGACGTTTGGCCCCGAGATCGAAGAGTTCCACAAGACCACGTTCCAGGATCCGCCCGACGGCGCCCTGATCTCTGAGGGCGCCGCGGCCTATCGCGATGGTGCGACCGCGCAGCATGCCTTCACCGCTCTGGTTTCGACCGTCACCGACTGCGCCAATGGCTCGGCCGGTCAGGTGTTCGTCGGCGACTGGAAGGCCGATGCCGCCTCGCTGCATCTGGGGCCGGGCGGCTGCGGCCGCGACTACCGGGTGCTGTCGGTGGCGTTGGTGGAGGTCACCTTCTGTGGCTTCCCGCAATCGGTGTCCGACATCGTGATGACGAACATCGTCGCCAACTTCCCGCGATAG
- a CDS encoding DUF4190 domain-containing protein: MSENQITQQDVRTNGLAVAAFVLSIMGMYASPILSGILALVGMWQVKQRGEQGFAFAITALAVSAAVTALHVAMWIQCGHADFELETTAHW, encoded by the coding sequence ATGAGCGAGAACCAGATCACCCAGCAGGATGTGCGGACCAACGGCCTTGCCGTTGCCGCTTTCGTGCTCAGCATCATGGGCATGTACGCCAGCCCGATCCTGAGCGGCATTCTCGCCCTCGTCGGTATGTGGCAGGTCAAGCAGCGCGGCGAGCAGGGTTTCGCTTTCGCGATCACCGCGCTGGCGGTCTCGGCGGCCGTCACCGCCCTGCACGTCGCGATGTGGATCCAGTGCGGGCACGCCGATTTCGAATTGGAGACCACGGCACACTGGTGA
- a CDS encoding aminotransferase class I/II-fold pyridoxal phosphate-dependent enzyme, producing the protein MLQTSKLNIQARAQQDSRLASLRYYAACNRLPFFRSVESAPGPTSVIEGQTRIMFGSNNSLGLCGDRRLIEAANRATELYGPACGGAPPHCGTLRVKVELEELLADWYGTEAALVFNSGYLANVGAITALLGAADLAFPDSEAHMSLHDGIRLSGASSRYFAHNDLDSLERNLIRTAERGGTKLIVIDGLYSMQGDVAPMESIVALANKYNVALYVDEAHSLGVFGPNRTGIAEEFGCAKDVDVLMGSMSKAIASTGGFIVGSRDLIDVLRLRSSQHMFTATGAPAAMAASIAGIAIIRGLEGAQRAEAVLANARALRDGLVSQGLQVRAGIVRADGAHVVAPHVSVWIGPEARAIAAWNEAFDNGVFCSLAVAPAVGENDALMRCCVCATHTPAQIDRAVDVIASAVLNAKDD; encoded by the coding sequence GTGCTGCAGACCTCGAAGCTGAATATCCAAGCGCGCGCGCAACAAGACAGCCGGCTGGCCAGCCTGCGCTACTACGCCGCGTGCAACCGACTGCCGTTCTTCAGGAGCGTCGAATCCGCTCCCGGACCGACCTCCGTCATCGAAGGACAAACCCGAATCATGTTCGGGTCGAACAATTCTCTGGGGCTGTGCGGTGATCGCCGGTTGATCGAGGCGGCCAACCGGGCCACCGAACTGTACGGGCCGGCCTGTGGGGGTGCGCCTCCGCACTGCGGCACGCTGCGCGTCAAAGTCGAGCTCGAAGAGTTGTTGGCCGACTGGTACGGCACCGAGGCGGCGCTGGTGTTCAACAGCGGCTACCTGGCCAATGTCGGTGCGATCACGGCGTTATTGGGTGCAGCCGATCTCGCGTTCCCCGATAGCGAGGCCCACATGTCGCTGCATGACGGCATCCGGCTCTCGGGGGCCAGTTCGCGGTATTTCGCGCACAACGACCTGGATTCGCTGGAACGCAACCTGATCCGCACCGCCGAGCGCGGCGGCACCAAGCTGATCGTGATCGACGGGCTCTACTCGATGCAGGGCGACGTGGCGCCGATGGAAAGCATTGTCGCGCTGGCCAACAAATACAACGTCGCGCTCTACGTCGACGAGGCACACAGCCTCGGCGTCTTCGGGCCCAACCGAACCGGGATCGCCGAGGAGTTCGGCTGCGCCAAGGACGTCGACGTGTTGATGGGCAGCATGTCGAAAGCGATCGCCTCCACCGGCGGCTTCATCGTCGGATCGCGCGACCTGATCGATGTGCTCAGATTGCGGTCCAGCCAGCACATGTTCACCGCCACCGGGGCTCCGGCGGCGATGGCGGCAAGCATCGCCGGGATTGCGATCATTCGCGGCCTCGAGGGGGCCCAGCGTGCCGAAGCGGTCCTGGCCAACGCCCGCGCCCTGCGCGACGGCCTGGTGTCACAGGGTCTGCAGGTGCGGGCGGGAATCGTCCGTGCCGACGGCGCACACGTAGTGGCCCCGCATGTTTCGGTGTGGATCGGTCCGGAAGCGCGCGCGATCGCGGCCTGGAACGAGGCATTCGACAACGGCGTCTTCTGCTCACTGGCGGTGGCACCCGCGGTCGGTGAGAACGACGCCCTGATGCGCTGCTGTGTTTGCGCCACACACACGCCGGCGCAGATCGACCGGGCCGTCGATGTGATCGCCTCGGCCGTGCTAAACGCCAAAGACGACTGA
- a CDS encoding fatty acyl-AMP ligase has translation MSRFTDRIAKVAADSTLGLRFGTAGNLHFASWHDINQSAGKVAGRLAGEGVTRGSRVGVLAAHAEDVAPVVQGIWKLGAAMTMLQQPTSQADLSEWHEGTLRALSLLGAHCVLVGRPFVAVADALRASGFRVIEVPDTWTGADGVEEPTDEDDVAIYQLTSGSTGDPKAVAITHRNLHADIAAMVAEVQIDPDIDVTMSWLPLSHDMGLIAYLLSPMFAGNAAVYIPATEFVRSPLAWLQILTEQRATVTAAPNFAYSIVSRRLRAVSDGAYDLSALRCVVSGAEPIDPLTMYEFAQQAARFGMRVSAIGAAYGLAEATVAVSFSRVDRPLAVENVCADELETQGRAVTGCVCGAPKKEFVLLGRPMPGVEVRIADEDRGTRPARHMGEVAIRGDAVTRHYLTVDGEVAATDAYGWFYTGDLGYLTDDGEIVVCGRRKNVIIVAGRNIFPSDIERLAASVDGIRRGGVVAFGVTLADQREEIRIVAETVQEDPGDDAHEIRRQIGRKVRSATGLSPTVLLVGKGKVPKTPSGKIRHVAAKEIFGEVLGEVGAL, from the coding sequence ATGAGTAGGTTTACTGACCGCATCGCGAAGGTGGCCGCGGATTCCACCCTGGGCCTTCGCTTTGGCACCGCCGGCAATCTGCATTTCGCTAGCTGGCACGACATCAATCAGTCGGCGGGCAAGGTCGCCGGCCGACTGGCCGGCGAAGGAGTCACCCGAGGCAGCCGGGTGGGTGTGCTGGCCGCCCACGCCGAAGATGTCGCACCGGTCGTCCAGGGCATCTGGAAGTTGGGCGCGGCGATGACGATGCTGCAACAACCCACGTCGCAGGCCGACCTCAGCGAGTGGCACGAGGGCACCCTGCGCGCGCTGAGCCTGCTCGGTGCGCATTGCGTCCTGGTGGGACGGCCGTTCGTCGCGGTTGCCGACGCACTGCGCGCGTCAGGTTTCCGCGTCATCGAGGTGCCCGACACGTGGACCGGCGCCGACGGGGTCGAGGAGCCGACAGACGAGGACGACGTCGCCATCTATCAACTCACCTCGGGATCGACCGGCGACCCCAAGGCCGTGGCGATCACTCACCGCAACCTCCACGCCGACATCGCCGCCATGGTGGCCGAGGTACAGATCGATCCCGACATCGACGTCACGATGAGCTGGCTCCCGCTCTCGCATGACATGGGCCTGATCGCCTACCTGCTGTCGCCGATGTTCGCCGGCAACGCGGCGGTCTACATTCCGGCGACCGAGTTCGTGCGGTCGCCGCTGGCCTGGCTGCAAATCCTCACCGAGCAGCGGGCCACCGTCACCGCGGCACCCAATTTCGCCTATTCGATCGTCAGCCGCAGGCTCAGGGCGGTCAGCGACGGCGCCTACGACCTGAGCGCGCTGCGCTGCGTGGTGTCCGGCGCCGAGCCCATCGACCCGCTCACGATGTACGAGTTCGCCCAGCAGGCCGCACGCTTCGGGATGCGGGTTTCGGCGATCGGCGCGGCCTACGGTCTCGCCGAGGCGACGGTAGCGGTGTCGTTCTCCCGGGTGGATCGACCGCTGGCGGTCGAGAACGTGTGCGCCGACGAACTGGAAACCCAAGGCCGGGCGGTCACCGGGTGCGTCTGCGGGGCGCCCAAGAAGGAATTCGTCCTGCTGGGGCGGCCGATGCCCGGGGTTGAGGTCCGCATCGCCGACGAGGACCGGGGCACCCGCCCGGCGCGCCACATGGGCGAGGTCGCCATCCGGGGTGACGCGGTGACGCGGCACTACCTCACGGTGGACGGCGAGGTGGCCGCCACCGACGCGTACGGCTGGTTCTACACGGGCGACCTCGGCTATCTCACCGACGACGGCGAGATCGTGGTGTGCGGGCGCCGCAAGAACGTCATCATCGTCGCCGGCCGCAACATCTTCCCCTCCGACATCGAGCGACTGGCCGCCTCGGTCGACGGCATCAGGCGCGGTGGGGTCGTCGCGTTCGGGGTCACGCTCGCCGATCAGCGCGAGGAGATCCGGATCGTCGCCGAAACCGTCCAGGAGGATCCGGGCGACGACGCGCACGAGATCCGTCGCCAAATCGGCCGAAAGGTGCGCAGCGCAACGGGATTGAGCCCGACGGTGCTGCTGGTCGGCAAGGGCAAGGTTCCGAAGACACCGTCGGGCAAGATCCGCCACGTCGCGGCCAAAGAAATATTCGGAGAGGTCTTAGGAGAGGTCGGAGCACTGTGA
- a CDS encoding GNAT family N-acetyltransferase, whose protein sequence is MSIASVLIPSDTPDGAATSSPGPRYSLLLSTDPSLVEAAQRLRYDVFTSTPGFALPESGAGDRDVDRFDEFCDHLLVRDDDTGELVGCYRMLAPAGAIAAGGLYTATEFDLGALDPLRPSLVEMGRAVVRDGHRNGAVVLLMWAGILAYLDRYGYDYVIGCVSVPIGSVTDEDAPGSQLRGVRDFVRSRHAAPPEYRVYPHRPVVVDGKSLDEIAPPPRPSVPALMRGYLRLGAKCCGEPALDPDFGVGDFCVLLDKRQADTRYLRRLRSVSAAALMSGEMAGGAR, encoded by the coding sequence ATGAGCATTGCTTCTGTCCTGATACCGAGTGATACTCCGGACGGAGCCGCGACCAGCTCGCCTGGGCCGCGTTACTCGCTGTTGCTGTCCACCGACCCCAGTTTGGTCGAGGCAGCGCAGCGGCTCCGGTACGACGTATTCACCAGCACGCCCGGTTTCGCGTTGCCGGAATCGGGTGCCGGGGACCGGGACGTGGACCGCTTCGACGAGTTCTGTGATCACCTGCTGGTTCGCGACGACGACACCGGGGAGCTGGTGGGGTGTTACCGCATGCTGGCGCCGGCGGGTGCGATTGCCGCCGGCGGCCTGTATACCGCGACGGAATTCGATCTCGGCGCGCTCGACCCGTTGCGGCCGTCGCTGGTGGAGATGGGCCGCGCCGTGGTCCGCGACGGGCACCGCAACGGTGCCGTCGTGCTGTTGATGTGGGCGGGAATCCTGGCCTACCTGGACCGCTACGGCTACGACTACGTGATCGGGTGTGTGTCGGTGCCGATCGGCAGCGTGACAGACGAAGATGCGCCCGGCAGTCAGCTTCGGGGCGTGCGCGACTTCGTCCGCAGCCGGCACGCCGCGCCGCCGGAGTATCGCGTGTACCCGCACCGGCCGGTGGTGGTGGACGGCAAAAGCCTCGACGAGATCGCACCGCCGCCGCGCCCCTCGGTTCCGGCGCTGATGCGTGGTTACCTGCGGCTGGGTGCGAAATGCTGCGGCGAACCCGCGTTGGACCCGGACTTCGGTGTCGGCGACTTCTGCGTGCTGCTGGACAAACGCCAGGCCGACACCCGATATCTGCGAAGACTGCGGTCGGTATCGGCGGCCGCGCTGATGAGCGGCGAGATGGCGGGCGGCGCACGATGA
- a CDS encoding acyl carrier protein: MSSVNDSVVSIVTRLAPDRMAPVTGDSHLVDDLGYDSPRKMELVATLESHLKMRLKDPETPIDTVREVVDWVNANIADQAVAD, translated from the coding sequence GTGAGTAGCGTCAATGATTCCGTCGTGTCGATCGTCACCCGGCTGGCTCCGGACCGGATGGCTCCGGTGACCGGCGACTCGCATCTCGTCGACGACCTGGGCTATGACTCGCCCCGCAAGATGGAACTCGTCGCAACCCTGGAAAGCCACCTCAAGATGCGGCTCAAAGACCCCGAGACGCCGATCGACACGGTGCGCGAGGTCGTCGACTGGGTCAACGCCAACATCGCCGACCAGGCGGTAGCCGACTAG
- the mnmA gene encoding tRNA 2-thiouridine(34) synthase MnmA — protein sequence MKVLAAMSGGVDSSVAAARMVDAGHDVVGVHLALSSAPGTLRTGSRGCCSKEDASDARRVADVLGIPFYVWDFAEKFAEDVIDDFVSSYARGETPNPCVRCNQRIKFAALSARALALGFDTVVTGHYARLSQGRLRRAVDHDKDQSYVLAVLTAEQLRHAAFPIGDTPKPQIRAEAARRGLAVADKPDSHDICFIPSGDTRAFLGERIAVRRGNVVGADGAVLANHDGVHGFTIGQRKGLGIAGPGPDGLPRYVTAIDADTATVHVGGAADLEVHALTGRDPVFTAGTAPQGPIECDVQVRAHGETASAVAELVGDELCVRLRVPLRGVACGQTVVLYRPDSAGDEVLGSATIAGTSR from the coding sequence GTGAAAGTTCTTGCCGCAATGAGCGGAGGCGTCGATTCGTCGGTCGCCGCCGCTCGGATGGTCGATGCCGGGCACGACGTGGTCGGTGTGCACCTGGCGCTGTCGTCGGCGCCCGGCACGCTGCGCACCGGTTCGCGGGGCTGCTGCTCGAAAGAGGACGCCTCAGACGCGCGCCGTGTGGCAGACGTCCTCGGAATCCCGTTCTATGTTTGGGATTTCGCGGAGAAGTTCGCCGAAGACGTGATCGACGATTTCGTTTCGTCGTACGCACGCGGCGAGACGCCCAACCCGTGCGTGCGCTGCAACCAGCGCATCAAGTTCGCAGCGCTTTCTGCGCGCGCCCTGGCATTGGGTTTCGACACGGTCGTCACCGGACACTACGCCCGGCTGTCTCAGGGTCGGCTGCGCCGCGCCGTCGACCACGACAAGGATCAGTCGTACGTGCTGGCCGTGCTGACCGCAGAGCAGTTGCGCCACGCCGCTTTTCCGATCGGGGACACCCCGAAGCCGCAGATCCGTGCGGAGGCGGCTCGTCGCGGCCTCGCCGTCGCCGACAAGCCGGACAGCCATGACATCTGCTTCATCCCGTCGGGGGACACCCGTGCCTTTCTCGGGGAGCGCATCGCCGTTCGCCGCGGGAACGTGGTGGGTGCCGACGGTGCGGTGCTGGCGAACCACGACGGCGTGCACGGATTCACGATCGGTCAGCGCAAGGGCTTGGGCATTGCCGGTCCCGGGCCGGATGGTCTGCCGCGCTACGTGACGGCCATCGATGCCGACACCGCGACGGTGCACGTGGGCGGTGCCGCCGATCTCGAGGTGCATGCGTTGACGGGACGGGACCCGGTCTTCACCGCCGGAACCGCACCGCAGGGCCCAATCGAGTGCGACGTGCAGGTGCGGGCCCACGGCGAAACCGCGAGTGCGGTGGCCGAATTGGTCGGCGACGAGCTTTGCGTGCGATTGCGCGTCCCGCTGCGGGGGGTGGCGTGCGGCCAGACCGTCGTGCTGTATCGCCCGGATTCGGCCGGCGACGAGGTACTCGGCAGCGCCACCATCGCCGGCACGTCGCGCTGA